The Ensifer canadensis genome has a segment encoding these proteins:
- a CDS encoding plasmid stabilization protein, with protein sequence MPRGDKSAYTDKQKRKAEHIEEGYEDRGVSKDEAERRAWATVNKESGGGNKSGSGRGHEESHASSEKGGREGGKASAARSKEARSASAKKAAATRKRNEQPTHH encoded by the coding sequence ATGCCTCGTGGCGACAAATCCGCTTATACCGACAAGCAAAAGCGCAAGGCTGAGCATATCGAAGAAGGCTATGAGGACCGCGGTGTTTCGAAGGACGAAGCGGAACGGCGGGCTTGGGCTACTGTCAACAAGGAAAGTGGCGGCGGCAACAAGTCCGGTTCTGGTCGCGGTCACGAGGAAAGTCATGCCTCGTCAGAGAAGGGCGGTAGAGAAGGCGGCAAAGCCTCGGCTGCAAGATCAAAGGAAGCGCGTTCAGCGTCCGCTAAAAAAGCGGCTGCGACCCGCAAGCGCAACGAGCAGCCTACCCATCACTGA
- a CDS encoding low affinity iron permease family protein, which produces MENLFTRFANTIAHWAGKPVIFVAAVLLIAVWAVSGPFFGFSENWQLVINTGTTIITFLMVFVLQNTQNRDNEAIQAKLDELILTSQNAENRFIGIEKKAEREISDVIAEVESAACRSAS; this is translated from the coding sequence ATGGAAAACTTGTTCACGCGCTTCGCCAACACGATTGCCCATTGGGCGGGGAAGCCTGTTATCTTCGTCGCGGCCGTGCTTTTAATTGCTGTGTGGGCCGTAAGCGGGCCTTTTTTCGGGTTCTCCGAAAACTGGCAGCTTGTTATCAATACGGGCACTACCATCATTACGTTTCTGATGGTCTTCGTGTTGCAGAACACGCAAAATCGCGACAATGAAGCAATTCAAGCGAAGCTGGATGAACTCATTCTCACGAGCCAAAATGCTGAGAACCGGTTCATAGGCATCGAGAAAAAAGCAGAGCGGGAAATCAGCGACGTAATTGCCGAGGTTGAAAGTGCAGCTTGCCGATCCGCCTCCTAA
- a CDS encoding TetR/AcrR family transcriptional regulator C-terminal domain-containing protein yields MTISYFTVGAVLEQQAREKDDGERDGVISSMAMCPLLRSRWTSSTRLAPDATFDHGLAVILDGLEKKSLPGNKNVHR; encoded by the coding sequence ATGACGATCAGTTACTTCACCGTTGGGGCGGTTTTGGAGCAACAGGCCAGGGAGAAGGACGATGGCGAGCGTGACGGCGTCATCAGTTCGATGGCGATGTGTCCGCTGCTTCGGTCGCGATGGACATCCTCGACGAGGCTGGCCCCTGACGCAACGTTCGATCATGGCCTGGCAGTGATTCTGGATGGATTGGAGAAAAAATCCCTGCCGGGGAATAAGAACGTTCACCGATGA
- a CDS encoding lysozyme codes for MFEERVARLVKVPLTGNQHAVLVSSDFNTGSLGKSTLLKKLDKGDHDAVPAELMKWVKGLVNRRAAEAGLWAKGEFVSRRMAHDQSPTHSRGKAMRRHIPRSMPL; via the coding sequence ATGTTTGAGGAGCGAGTTGCGCGCCTCGTCAAGGTACCGTTGACCGGCAATCAGCACGCCGTGCTCGTGTCCTCTGATTTCAACACAGGCTCGCTCGGCAAGTCGACGCTGCTGAAGAAACTGGACAAAGGCGACCACGACGCCGTGCCGGCCGAGCTGATGAAGTGGGTGAAGGGTCTCGTCAACCGGCGGGCGGCTGAGGCTGGTCTTTGGGCTAAGGGAGAGTTCGTCTCCAGGAGGATGGCGCACGATCAGTCACCAACGCATTCGAGAGGCAAAGCAATGCGGCGGCACATTCCGCGGTCGATGCCGCTCTGA
- a CDS encoding cold-shock protein produces MPTGTVKFFNQDKGFGFISPDNGGTDVFVHVSALSTGDLLREGQKVSYELGQDRKTGKSKAENVSPL; encoded by the coding sequence ATGCCGACCGGTACTGTTAAATTTTTCAATCAAGACAAAGGATTTGGTTTCATCTCGCCTGACAATGGCGGCACGGATGTTTTCGTGCATGTTTCGGCGCTTTCAACGGGGGACCTGCTGCGCGAGGGCCAGAAGGTCAGCTATGAATTGGGTCAGGACAGAAAGACTGGAAAGTCGAAGGCGGAGAACGTAAGCCCGCTTTGA
- a CDS encoding YbhB/YbcL family Raf kinase inhibitor-like protein — protein sequence MTMTLISPAFADGELIPETYTRMGENLMPALKWTGAPEGVKSFALIVEDPDAPRGVFRHCGVFNIPRDWSELPQSSDTAPGGGPSFCRNDFGNSRYDGPEPPKGHGPHRYRFCLAALEVPSLAVPAVAGIEAMWNMAQKHILSQATLTGTYEQA from the coding sequence ATGACCATGACACTGATAAGCCCCGCTTTTGCGGACGGCGAGTTGATACCTGAAACATATACCCGTATGGGTGAAAACCTTATGCCGGCGCTCAAGTGGACCGGCGCTCCGGAGGGTGTCAAAAGCTTCGCGTTGATCGTCGAAGATCCGGACGCACCACGAGGCGTGTTCCGGCACTGCGGTGTTTTCAACATACCCCGCGACTGGAGTGAACTACCGCAAAGTTCCGACACCGCACCTGGCGGTGGCCCGAGTTTTTGTCGAAATGATTTCGGCAATTCCCGTTATGACGGTCCCGAGCCCCCAAAGGGTCACGGCCCCCACCGCTACAGGTTCTGCCTCGCGGCTCTCGAAGTTCCAAGTTTGGCAGTGCCTGCCGTGGCGGGTATCGAGGCGATGTGGAACATGGCTCAAAAACACATCCTTTCCCAAGCAACTCTGACCGGTACCTACGAACAGGCGTGA
- the istA gene encoding IS21 family transposase, which produces MRQLRQMLRLAGSGTSSREIAVVLGIARSTVQDNLRRAAAVGLTWPLPGELTDDALANKLFTRNGVKQGARRRVEPNWADLAVELKKPGVTLLILWEEYRGSHPEGYGYSRFCELFRGFEQRLSPTMRQEHAAGDKVFVDYSGKKIPIVDRKTGEIREAEIFVAVLGASSFTYADATWTQTLPDWIGSHVRMFRFFGGVPRLIVPDNLKSGVSRASFYDPEINRSYGMMASHYAVGVLPARPRRPKDKSKVENGVRFAQSCILGRLRNQTFFSLAEANVAIGQALDRINGHVMRRLGVSRRQLFESVERAALASLPSEDYEFAEWRLVRVSTDYHVEFKTFFYSVPHSLIRQQVDLRATARTIEIFHRGKRIAVHQRRYGGPRHGTDPDHMPSSHRRYAEWTPDRFRRWAASIGPQTEGLVIAILSSRPHPEQGFRTCLGVLRLFRDIERNRAEAVSARAVEIGGLNCKSIASLIANHKAARHSTEPTAIIDHANLRGPDYFH; this is translated from the coding sequence ATGAGACAGTTACGACAAATGCTGCGGCTTGCCGGAAGCGGGACGAGCTCCCGCGAGATTGCCGTCGTGTTGGGAATAGCGCGCAGTACGGTGCAGGATAATCTGCGGCGCGCAGCAGCGGTTGGATTGACCTGGCCCTTGCCGGGCGAACTGACCGACGATGCGCTTGCGAACAAGCTCTTCACTCGCAACGGCGTCAAACAGGGCGCGAGGAGACGCGTCGAGCCGAACTGGGCCGATCTTGCTGTCGAGCTCAAGAAGCCTGGTGTCACCTTGCTCATCCTGTGGGAGGAGTATCGTGGCTCGCATCCCGAAGGATATGGCTACAGTCGCTTCTGCGAACTCTTTCGCGGTTTCGAGCAGCGGCTTTCGCCGACGATGCGCCAGGAGCATGCGGCCGGCGACAAGGTGTTCGTCGACTATTCCGGCAAGAAGATCCCGATTGTCGATCGCAAGACCGGCGAGATCCGCGAGGCAGAGATCTTCGTGGCGGTGCTCGGCGCATCCAGCTTCACCTATGCGGACGCGACCTGGACGCAAACGCTCCCCGACTGGATCGGCTCGCATGTCCGGATGTTTCGTTTCTTTGGAGGCGTTCCCCGGCTGATCGTTCCCGACAATCTGAAGTCAGGCGTCAGTCGTGCCAGCTTTTACGATCCCGAGATCAACCGCAGCTACGGCATGATGGCATCGCACTACGCCGTCGGTGTTCTTCCGGCACGGCCGCGACGGCCGAAGGACAAATCGAAAGTCGAGAATGGCGTCCGGTTTGCCCAGTCCTGCATTCTGGGGCGATTGCGCAATCAGACCTTTTTCTCGCTTGCTGAGGCCAATGTTGCCATTGGCCAGGCACTCGATCGCATCAACGGCCACGTCATGCGCCGGTTGGGCGTCAGTCGCCGGCAACTGTTTGAGAGCGTTGAGCGTGCCGCACTCGCAAGTCTTCCGAGCGAAGACTACGAATTCGCCGAATGGCGTTTGGTCCGCGTCTCGACGGATTACCACGTCGAGTTCAAGACTTTCTTTTATTCCGTGCCGCACAGCCTCATTCGCCAGCAGGTCGATCTGAGGGCAACGGCACGCACCATCGAGATCTTCCACCGCGGCAAGCGCATTGCCGTGCATCAGCGCCGCTATGGTGGTCCTCGCCATGGAACTGATCCGGATCATATGCCCAGTTCCCACCGGCGCTATGCCGAGTGGACACCGGATCGCTTTCGGCGCTGGGCCGCATCCATCGGCCCTCAGACCGAAGGGTTGGTCATCGCAATTCTTTCCAGCCGTCCTCATCCCGAACAGGGCTTTCGAACATGCCTGGGTGTCCTGCGGCTGTTTCGCGACATCGAACGCAATCGGGCTGAGGCCGTTTCAGCCCGCGCCGTCGAGATCGGTGGACTGAACTGCAAGAGCATTGCCTCGCTCATCGCCAACCACAAGGCCGCGCGCCATTCCACCGAACCGACCGCCATTATCGATCACGCCAACCTGCGTGGCCCTGATTATTTTCATTGA
- a CDS encoding adenylate/guanylate cyclase domain-containing protein translates to MEAPPLERKLAAILAADVEGYSRLMNADEEQTLATLTSHRAVVDGLIEKAHGQIFGTAGDSVLAEFPSILHAFNCAVAIQQAMWRANQDLADDRKMNFRIGINIGDVLVKDGDIFGDGVNIAARLESLADVGGICVTRGVRDHLRDRVDATFEDMGEHRIKNIARPLRIFRVIFDRRGEPSFNWEPLPPETPEGFSSVEQAFSQDNDSNDEARSVEIAFWASVQESDDPAEYLLYLQRFPNGQFAELASARVEQGGSGEPDPGIEVSFWETVRDSGNAEMIKAYLAKYPRGQFIDLAKIMLAELQTKRNA, encoded by the coding sequence ATGGAAGCACCGCCACTTGAGAGAAAGCTCGCAGCCATTCTGGCGGCCGATGTTGAGGGATATTCCCGACTGATGAACGCTGATGAAGAACAGACGCTCGCGACGCTGACGTCACATCGCGCTGTGGTTGATGGGCTCATTGAAAAAGCTCACGGTCAAATATTTGGAACGGCTGGCGACAGTGTATTGGCTGAGTTTCCCTCGATCCTCCATGCTTTCAATTGTGCTGTAGCCATTCAGCAAGCGATGTGGCGCGCCAACCAAGATCTCGCAGACGATCGAAAGATGAATTTTCGCATCGGAATAAACATAGGCGACGTTCTGGTGAAAGACGGCGACATCTTCGGCGACGGCGTCAATATCGCCGCCCGCCTGGAGAGCCTCGCGGACGTGGGTGGTATCTGCGTTACAAGGGGTGTACGCGATCACCTGCGCGATCGCGTCGATGCTACCTTCGAGGATATGGGAGAACACCGGATCAAAAACATTGCCCGCCCTCTCCGCATCTTTCGCGTTATATTCGACCGGCGAGGAGAGCCAAGTTTTAATTGGGAGCCGCTTCCCCCAGAGACGCCGGAGGGCTTCTCTTCCGTTGAACAAGCATTCTCCCAGGACAATGATAGCAATGATGAGGCGCGCAGCGTAGAGATCGCCTTTTGGGCATCGGTGCAGGAGAGTGATGACCCAGCCGAGTATCTTCTTTATCTGCAGCGGTTCCCGAACGGCCAGTTCGCTGAACTGGCAAGCGCTCGCGTCGAACAGGGTGGCTCTGGGGAACCAGACCCCGGTATCGAAGTCTCCTTCTGGGAAACCGTGCGCGACAGTGGGAATGCAGAAATGATCAAAGCATATTTGGCCAAATATCCGCGCGGCCAGTTCATCGATCTCGCCAAGATTATGCTGGCTGAACTTCAAACGAAGCGAAATGCATAG
- a CDS encoding type II toxin-antitoxin system ParD family antitoxin: MSVKSSISLTDQQDAFARSLVESGRYSSMSSVLQQGLELLRQKTETEAVETAALRELLQRRLNGPMISATEMESRVAAMIERKRRVVRVGS; the protein is encoded by the coding sequence ATGAGTGTCAAATCGTCGATCTCGCTGACCGACCAGCAGGATGCGTTTGCCCGTTCGCTGGTTGAGAGCGGCCGGTATTCCAGCATGAGTTCCGTTCTTCAGCAGGGCCTCGAACTGCTTCGGCAAAAGACGGAAACTGAGGCCGTTGAAACGGCAGCGCTTCGGGAATTGCTCCAGCGGCGATTGAACGGACCGATGATTTCTGCGACGGAAATGGAAAGCCGCGTCGCGGCAATGATCGAGCGGAAGCGACGGGTTGTTCGTGTGGGCTCTTGA
- a CDS encoding DUF72 domain-containing protein, whose translation MQSARLAREGNAGSDSVQPPLNGLHIGCSGWYYWHWKGKLYPADAPSKEWFSIYAQEFDTVELNAPFYSWPTLATVRTWLRQANPKFVYTVKVCELITHVKRFDDTRILIADFAYIADLLGPKMGCFLFQLPPSIRYSPEMLRTIIDQLDPRQRNVLEFRHKSWWNAEVFSAFRNAGVIFCSCSGPRLPEELVQTTDDIYIRFHGVKQWYRHDYSDAELAVWAERIRKSNAKTVWAYFNNDRDGHAIKNAKRLLELLQQ comes from the coding sequence ATGCAGTCGGCCCGTCTTGCCAGGGAGGGCAATGCCGGCTCGGATTCCGTTCAGCCCCCATTGAACGGCCTCCATATCGGTTGTTCCGGCTGGTATTACTGGCACTGGAAAGGGAAGCTTTATCCGGCGGATGCACCTTCGAAAGAATGGTTCTCCATTTACGCTCAGGAATTCGACACGGTCGAACTCAACGCGCCGTTCTATTCCTGGCCCACACTTGCGACCGTCAGGACCTGGCTGCGCCAAGCGAATCCCAAGTTCGTTTACACGGTAAAGGTCTGCGAGCTCATCACCCACGTAAAGCGGTTTGATGATACCCGCATCTTAATTGCGGACTTCGCTTACATTGCCGATCTGCTCGGCCCAAAGATGGGCTGCTTTCTTTTTCAACTGCCTCCCAGCATTCGCTACTCCCCCGAGATGTTACGCACCATTATTGATCAGCTCGATCCTCGGCAGAGAAACGTTCTGGAATTCCGCCACAAGAGCTGGTGGAACGCCGAGGTTTTCAGCGCTTTCCGAAACGCGGGGGTCATTTTTTGCTCCTGCAGCGGTCCTCGATTGCCCGAGGAGCTCGTGCAAACGACCGATGATATTTATATACGCTTTCATGGAGTCAAGCAGTGGTACCGGCATGACTATAGTGACGCTGAATTGGCGGTATGGGCTGAACGCATCCGAAAAAGCAACGCGAAAACTGTTTGGGCCTATTTCAACAACGATCGCGATGGCCACGCTATCAAGAATGCAAAGCGGCTATTGGAACTGCTGCAGCAATAG
- a CDS encoding gamma-glutamylcyclotransferase family protein gives MLSACHRRTKVCADDVQRTRDGHRVRGELYRVDDRSLEVLDRLESIGKPGNFRFLIEVEPDKGGIHSWALAYMKTRSLAAPLHSNYLEVYEDRRFTCPEGTRLAGL, from the coding sequence GTGCTTTCCGCTTGTCATCGCAGGACCAAGGTTTGCGCCGATGATGTTCAACGAACCAGGGACGGGCATCGCGTACGCGGTGAATTGTACCGCGTTGACGACCGGAGCCTGGAAGTCCTCGATCGATTAGAGTCAATTGGTAAGCCCGGCAATTTCCGATTCCTCATTGAAGTTGAGCCGGACAAGGGCGGAATTCACTCTTGGGCTCTCGCCTATATGAAGACCCGTAGCCTCGCCGCTCCTCTTCACTCGAACTACCTTGAGGTCTACGAAGACCGACGCTTTACTTGTCCGGAAGGAACACGGTTAGCGGGCTTGTGA
- a CDS encoding helix-turn-helix domain-containing protein yields MGKILTETSMALSQQIGERLRAIRQTRGLSQQRVAAAVGLTFQQLQKYERGTNRISVPTLIQVCTVLNAHPMEVIGDFPREDGTAPPNVLLQRLEIAESKLARMQKILAERN; encoded by the coding sequence GTGGGTAAGATATTGACCGAAACGTCAATGGCTTTGTCCCAGCAGATTGGTGAACGGCTCAGAGCGATTCGCCAAACTCGGGGGCTTTCCCAGCAAAGGGTCGCTGCTGCTGTCGGTCTGACGTTCCAGCAGCTTCAAAAGTATGAGCGCGGCACGAATCGCATCTCCGTGCCAACTCTGATTCAAGTCTGCACAGTATTGAATGCGCATCCAATGGAAGTCATCGGCGACTTTCCTCGTGAGGACGGCACCGCACCTCCAAACGTTTTGCTTCAGCGACTTGAGATTGCGGAAAGCAAATTGGCCCGAATGCAGAAGATCCTGGCTGAACGGAACTGA
- the repB gene encoding plasmid partitioning protein RepB, which translates to MARKNVFGIEQGDLPSSLGVQHERPLAELRPLAGFEKPLKRASPVGAISQSLGGINERAQRVEDLEKQLAKGQAVVELDPELIDVSFVSDRLGVSQDDQDLLEAQIREHGQQVPILVRPHPTSDGRYQVAYGHRRLAAVRQIGGTIKAVVRDLSDEQLVVSQGQENNARTDLSFIERSFFASRLEQREFSRDVIMSALGVDKAALSRMIALVTRLPGTLIEAVGPAPGFGRTRWADIADLMEDKPKHQAALKLIEEPAFKNFSSDDRFLAVYNCLKQVPEPARKSVWKDGSGEKAVRVSENGERLSIVFDKRVAADFGSFVEHKLDELYAEFQQSQASGG; encoded by the coding sequence ATGGCGCGCAAAAATGTCTTCGGAATAGAACAGGGGGATCTCCCCTCGTCGCTCGGTGTGCAACATGAGCGCCCGCTTGCCGAATTGCGCCCTTTGGCGGGTTTTGAAAAGCCGTTGAAGCGCGCTTCACCGGTTGGCGCCATCTCGCAATCTCTGGGTGGCATCAACGAACGCGCGCAACGCGTCGAGGACCTTGAAAAGCAGTTGGCCAAGGGTCAGGCTGTCGTCGAACTGGACCCAGAGCTGATCGACGTTTCCTTCGTTTCGGATCGATTGGGCGTTAGCCAGGACGATCAGGATCTCCTGGAGGCTCAGATTCGCGAGCATGGCCAGCAGGTCCCAATCCTCGTCAGGCCGCACCCGACAAGCGATGGCCGTTATCAGGTTGCATACGGCCATAGGCGCCTAGCGGCCGTTCGTCAGATCGGCGGTACGATCAAGGCTGTTGTCAGGGATCTGAGCGACGAGCAACTGGTCGTCAGCCAGGGACAAGAGAACAACGCGCGCACCGATCTTTCCTTCATTGAGCGGTCCTTTTTCGCTTCGCGCCTTGAGCAACGCGAGTTCAGCAGGGACGTCATCATGTCGGCTCTGGGCGTCGACAAGGCAGCGCTCTCACGCATGATCGCCCTCGTCACACGGCTACCGGGCACCCTCATCGAGGCAGTAGGGCCAGCTCCGGGGTTCGGCCGTACCCGTTGGGCCGATATTGCGGATCTGATGGAAGATAAGCCAAAGCACCAGGCAGCGTTGAAGCTGATCGAAGAGCCAGCTTTCAAAAACTTCTCGTCAGATGACCGCTTTCTCGCCGTGTACAACTGCCTGAAGCAGGTGCCAGAGCCGGCTAGAAAATCGGTGTGGAAAGACGGTTCGGGCGAGAAGGCCGTGCGGGTTTCGGAAAATGGCGAGCGCCTGAGCATCGTATTCGACAAGCGCGTAGCAGCCGACTTCGGTTCATTCGTCGAGCATAAGCTCGATGAGTTGTACGCGGAGTTCCAGCAAAGTCAGGCTTCAGGAGGCTGA
- a CDS encoding lysozyme yields MNRRIKAAGLALVKQWEGLKTKAYRDVGGIWTIGYGHTSAAEVRPTMVITEARAEEILRAGLAHV; encoded by the coding sequence ATGAACCGACGCATCAAGGCGGCGGGCCTTGCGCTCGTCAAGCAGTGGGAAGGCCTGAAGACGAAGGCCTATCGCGACGTAGGCGGAATTTGGACCATCGGATATGGCCACACCAGCGCGGCAGAGGTGAGGCCCACGATGGTGATCACCGAGGCACGCGCCGAAGAGATCCTGCGCGCCGGCCTCGCCCATGTTTGA
- a CDS encoding GNAT family N-acetyltransferase gives MVPLQPHSHQLSYVASNADSLEEADENPACTPLVIRAHGEPVGFAMYALDEEDGNYWVYRLMIDARFQGMGYGRAALSRIIQKLAELPDCSCIVLGVKPENERARRLYENAGF, from the coding sequence GTGGTGCCCTTACAGCCGCATTCTCACCAACTTTCCTATGTGGCAAGCAACGCCGATTCGTTGGAAGAAGCCGACGAAAACCCCGCTTGCACGCCGTTGGTCATCCGGGCACATGGTGAGCCGGTCGGGTTTGCCATGTACGCTCTGGATGAAGAAGACGGCAATTACTGGGTCTATCGCCTCATGATCGACGCGCGTTTTCAGGGTATGGGATATGGCCGTGCTGCCCTGTCCAGAATCATCCAAAAGCTCGCGGAGTTGCCTGACTGCTCATGCATTGTTCTCGGTGTAAAACCCGAAAACGAGCGCGCACGTCGTCTCTACGAGAACGCCGGTTTTTAG
- a CDS encoding type II toxin-antitoxin system RelE/ParE family toxin has translation MFVWALEYSKDAERDFELIFDHLFDAYVELGDPPGEAVERTAERIRNLRVEIDRLVDTPYIGTLRPDIDPEMRFLRRDNRAIWFLPVEHSRTIIIAAIFYGAQDHIRNMLARMLAG, from the coding sequence TTGTTCGTGTGGGCTCTTGAATATTCTAAAGATGCCGAACGCGATTTCGAGTTGATCTTCGATCATCTGTTCGACGCCTATGTCGAACTCGGGGACCCGCCTGGCGAGGCTGTGGAGCGTACCGCTGAACGGATCCGCAATTTGCGTGTCGAAATCGATCGCCTCGTCGATACGCCCTATATCGGGACGCTGCGGCCCGATATTGATCCCGAGATGCGGTTTCTTCGGCGGGACAACAGGGCTATTTGGTTTCTACCGGTAGAACATAGCCGCACAATTATTATAGCGGCTATCTTCTACGGTGCGCAGGACCACATCAGAAATATGCTCGCACGTATGCTGGCGGGATAA
- a CDS encoding CsbD family protein, which produces MDWDRVEGNWKQFKGKVKEQWGKLTDDDLDQIAGKRDQLEGKIQERYGLEKDRVRQDVDNWYGRQDW; this is translated from the coding sequence ATGGACTGGGATCGCGTCGAGGGGAATTGGAAACAGTTTAAGGGAAAAGTAAAAGAACAGTGGGGCAAGTTGACCGATGACGACCTTGACCAAATCGCCGGCAAGCGCGACCAGCTTGAGGGCAAGATTCAAGAACGCTACGGTCTCGAAAAAGACCGCGTCCGCCAAGACGTAGACAATTGGTATGGACGTCAGGATTGGTGA
- the istB gene encoding IS21-like element helper ATPase IstB: MLINPTIDMLRELGLYGMAAAFQELDAQSEARGLEHAEWLAMLLEREATMRRQKRFEARARAAKLRHDAQIENADFRAARGLDRNLFMALAGCDWIRKHHSLLITGPAGVGKSWLACALGHKACREDFSVAYHRVPRLFATLALARGDGRYGRILKSLAKTDLLILDDWGPEKLNDDQRRDLLEIIEDRYERRSTIVTSQVPLDHWYEIIANPTLADAILDRLVHNAYRIDLTGDSMRKQRPLVAAETPQT, from the coding sequence TTGCTGATCAACCCCACCATCGACATGCTGCGCGAACTCGGCCTTTACGGCATGGCAGCCGCTTTCCAGGAGCTCGATGCACAATCAGAAGCACGTGGCCTCGAGCATGCAGAATGGCTTGCCATGTTGCTCGAACGCGAGGCCACCATGCGTCGACAGAAGCGCTTCGAAGCCCGCGCCAGGGCTGCCAAGCTTCGCCACGACGCGCAGATCGAGAATGCCGACTTTCGTGCTGCACGCGGCCTCGATCGCAATCTGTTCATGGCGCTTGCCGGCTGCGACTGGATCCGCAAGCACCACAGTCTTCTCATCACCGGGCCAGCCGGTGTTGGCAAAAGTTGGCTGGCCTGCGCACTCGGCCACAAAGCATGCCGCGAGGATTTCTCCGTCGCCTATCACCGCGTCCCGCGGCTGTTTGCAACTCTTGCCCTTGCAAGGGGCGACGGGCGATACGGCAGGATCCTCAAATCCCTCGCCAAGACCGACCTGCTTATTCTTGATGATTGGGGACCGGAAAAACTCAACGATGATCAGCGGCGTGACCTCCTCGAGATCATCGAAGACCGCTACGAGCGTCGCTCGACAATCGTCACCAGTCAGGTGCCTCTGGATCACTGGTACGAGATCATTGCAAACCCAACGCTCGCCGATGCCATTCTGGATCGCCTCGTTCACAACGCATACCGCATCGATCTGACCGGCGACAGCATGCGAAAACAGCGTCCGCTGGTCGCCGCTGAAACACCTCAAACTTGA